One stretch of Girardinichthys multiradiatus isolate DD_20200921_A chromosome 2, DD_fGirMul_XY1, whole genome shotgun sequence DNA includes these proteins:
- the LOC124883493 gene encoding multiple epidermal growth factor-like domains protein 11: MGSLVVCLAWFLVLGFTTSALSLNPDDPNVCSHWESYAVTVQESYAHPFDQIYYTRCTDILNWFKCTRHRISYKTAYRRGVRTMYRRRSQCCPGYFESGDLCVPLCTEECVHGRCVSPDTCQCEPGWGGLDCSSASTANGTDQCL; encoded by the exons ATGGGGTCACTGGTTGTCTGCCTGGCTTGGTTCCTCGTTCTAGGCTTCACCACTAGTGCGCTGAGTCTCAACCCTGATGACCCCAATGTCTGCAGCCACTGGGAGAG CTACGCAGTGACTGTCCAGGAGTCCTATGCTCACCCATTTGATCAGATCTATTACACCAGATGCACAGACAtcctcaactggtttaaatgcaCCAGACATAG GATCAGCTATAAGACAGCTTACCGGCGGGGAGTGAGGACCATGTATAGGCGCCGCTCGCAGTGTTGCCCTGGTTACTTTGAAAGCGGAGACTTGTGTGTTC CTCTGTGTACAGAGGAGTGCGTGCACGGTCGCTGCGTTTCTCCTGATACTTGCCAGTGCGAGCCTGGGTGGGGAGGACTGGACTGCTCTAGTG CAAGCACAGCCAATGGAACAG ACCAGTGCCTGTGA